GGAACCTTGTGGTCTGCTGAGAACCCTACAGGTTCCTCCCTGAGGCCTCCAGGTCTGTCGCCCTGTTActctgcaaaaaacagaaaaactgaccAGGTGTTGTTGACTTGTTGTTGACTTGTTGACTTGTTGCTGACTCATTGTTGACTTGTCGATGACTTGTTGTTGACTTGTCGATGACTTGTTGCAGACGTGTTGAGTTGACAGACTCGCTGGGATTTATTCATCCCGtgctggtgtttgttttcagagcAGTGGATGATGGGAGGAGCCTCTCCTCACTCGGGTCCTCGTTTCCTGCCCGGTCGCCTGGGCTCTCCGACCAAACGACAACAAAGTGGCTCCTCCCGACGTTCCCAGTCGGAGGTAAACGTCGCCAGCTCATCCAAACCAGAACCTCCCCTCAAACACAGCTGagctgacttttattttgttgtgcttCCTGTCTGTTAGAGTTCGGGCGTGATGAAGCAGCTGAGCGGCACGCAGACGTCCCGGATCCTCCGAGAGACCGACTTCCTGCGGTACGAACGGAGACAAAGTAAAATACTGATTATCTGCAGGGAAGGCCGTCGTCATGGAGACACACGAAGCATCATTAATATTCGATTCGATTCTAAAAACAAACACGTCTAAAACAAAACgatgcaaagaaaagaaaatgtttgatgtGAGGATCGACAGTCGGTGAGAGTTACCGGAACACGCATCGTTTAAGAAGAAAGAAACTTTTGGAAATaagtcaaataaaagcaaagattaAATATAAGAaaccttcagaataaaagcttcTGAGAGTCAGAGAGACCTTCAGACATCTGaggatattaaccctttaatcaCTGAATCTGTGATATTAACAACAGTATCGTCTGCATAACATAACATCGCTCTTTAACCCCTTTGGGCCCATCGTCCAAatgctttttctgctttcacgGAGCTTATTTTtctaaccaacatcagtcctaatcagaaatatcaaatatccagttttcatgtttctactttaagacttttgagcagtttttttctttgaactttgatttttttttccttgaaagaTTTTGGGGGTTTCTAAAAAACTTTGGCcgttcttttgtttgttttgcttttgttcttttaacatttttggtgatttaaaagaaaaaaaggcctttttttccctttaaagttttgttgtgattttaaaccttttttgtctttttattctgCGCTGTTTTCGGGGGCTGTCTAATGACGCCACTCTaactctgtctgtccctctgtctgtctctctgtctgtgtgtccaggtGTCCTCAGTGTCTGAGTTTCCGTCCCTCAGATCCGTTCGCTCGGTTCTGTGTTCAGTGTGGCGCTGCAGTTCCTCCATTACCTGAGCAGAGACTGCCCCCTGCTGAGGGAGGACAGGTACTACAGACACACCTGTCCTGCTGTCCAAC
This genomic window from Plectropomus leopardus isolate mb unplaced genomic scaffold, YSFRI_Pleo_2.0 unplaced_scaffold23837, whole genome shotgun sequence contains:
- the LOC121966278 gene encoding double zinc ribbon and ankyrin repeat-containing protein 1-like, with the translated sequence DGRESSVVTKVFSVELVDSNNKKEKEENFLQSDQQRPSEGTLWSAENPTGSSLRPPEQWMMGGASPHSGPRFLPGRLGSPTKRQQSGSSRRSQSESSGVMKQLSGTQTSRILRETDFLRCPQCLSFRPSDPFARFCVQCGAAVPPLPEQRLPPAEGGQVLQTHLSCCPTVHLSTCPPVHLS